From Denticeps clupeoides unplaced genomic scaffold, fDenClu1.1, whole genome shotgun sequence, the proteins below share one genomic window:
- the cpap gene encoding centromere protein J yields the protein MSSPEMVIVPSGFLQRWLPSGARSGVVLNASPSSSWSIACQPLEEPCFEHSPMPSSMGLSSTEGQVLEQPLQRRLEQLRQLQRYMQDELENRQKDQHRIMGINYHDTDFPESIPMPVTVLDPQFPQRLESLLQDQEEQRMLEAGERNSYPGSVLEVEEPSPPSEDMLTKTEDRPIKPGLGTNTKTFEELLEEQLKLEEQRLVGKTQKEAPKRPFLRRGEGHTRYKLHPRGTKTSTDKMHLKLASLTGITGQIASDPSANLHRGAVAEGFIPGGQATQVQHKKESHSQPSPNIQGAQQAGQQMLVQGSPRCAAETSFEVWQREKQQECAELNEFELLEVAAEELSFSSNSSFMQALTCRGGWQRRLSSTPMKAQKLNQHIPSHGGSADESLDTSFCSDPAVPLPVVTPPYDKCVYQKAEHNANDISSDANVTLVDNVFDDDDTWTDLLDHSQSAMQPEKTLKRKVAVAKGMGSANPKDSEALPTSQLVAKLFPVLRPKPSPPPVVSPKPQPSSAEHRAAQSQLLRERLVELETEIERFKTENAAFSSLKQEQIQLNKQLRRERDIFEKERREAESAWEEFKREESRKLQREKKLFEKHAAAARAVPSVRDREEMQMLKQQVAEAQAELHRREQRWTRTHSRLRQQLQTMNSQNLELREQIRTLEKLRLSAWKAQKDQDKTASNNKSGTLSVNQAEKQINSPEGQVQRRSLPPAVSGLGSDTSPDTADALKIDAGVASVAELCKEITHADGKVERVLSDGVRLILFPNGTRKEVLANGTMIITFFNGDVKEISNQQVVYYYASAQTTHTTFPDGTELLQFPNSQTEKLYPDGRKEILFPDHTLKTLHPDGTEESVLQDGTIIRHNPDGSKELMFVNGERELHTSQSRKRIYIDGTIKTVFSDGRQETRYSSGRLRIKDPDGNIVMDTCT from the exons CATGGGCCTTTCCAGTACAGAGGGACAGGTGCTAGAGCAGCCTCTCCAGCGCAGACTGGAACAG CTAAGGCAGTTACAGCGTTACATGCAGGATGAGCTAGAGAACCGACAAAAGGATCAGCACAGGATTATGGGAATCAATTACCATGACACAG ATTTTCCAGAATCCATCCCCATGCCAGTGACTGTTCTGGACCCTCAGTTTCCACAGAGACTAGAGTCATTGTTACAGGACCAAGAGGAGCAGCGCATGCTGG AGGCTGGAGAGAGGAACTCATACCCTGGATCTGTCCTGGAGGTTGAGGAGCCATCTCCACCTTCTGAGGACATGCTAACTAAAACAGAGGATCG ACCTATCAAACCAGGCCTTGGGACAAACACAAAGACTTTTGAGGAGCTTCTGGAGGAGCAGCTGAAACTAGAGGAGCAAAGGCTAGTGGGAAAG ACCCAGAAGGAGGCACCTAAAAGGCCATTTCTCAGGCGAGGGGAAGGGCACACCAGATACAAACTGCACCCCAGAGGGACAAAGACTAGTACGGACAAAATGCACCTTAAATTGGCCTCCTTAACTGGCATTACAGGACAAATAGCTAGTGACCCCAGTGCCAACTTACATAGAGGAGCTGTAGCTGAAGGTTTCATCCCAGGAGGCCAGGCCACCCAAGTTCAACACAAGAAGGAATCTCATTCCCAGCCCTCACCCAACATCCAAGGTGCACAGCAGGCCGGGCAGCAGATGCTGGTGCAAGGGTCGCCAAGGTGTGCTGCAGAGACCTCATTTGAGGTGTGGCAGCGGGAGAAGCAGCAGGAATGTGCTGAGCTGAACGAGTTTGAGCTGCTGGAGGTGGCAGCAGAGGAACTGTCCTTCTCTTCCAATTCTTCCTTCATGCAGGCTCTCACCTGTAGGGGAGGCTGGCAGCGCAGACTCTCCTCTACACCCATGAAAGCTCAAAAACTCAACCAACACATTCCCTCACATGGTGGTAGTGCTGATGAGTCCTTGGACACCTCATTCTGCAGTGACCCAGCTGTTCCATTACCTGTGGTCACACCCCCATATGATAAATGTGTCTATCAAAAAGCGGAACATAATGCTAATGACATTAGCTCTGATGCCAATGTGACGCTAGTGGACAACGtgtttgatgatgatgacacATGGACTGATCTGTTGGACCATTCCCAATCTGCCATGCAGCCAGAAAAAACACTGAAGAGGAAGGTTGCTGTGGCAAAAGGGATGGGGTCAGCAAATCCTAAGGACTCAGAGGCTCTACCAACTTCTCAGCTTGTTGCAAAACTGTTCCCAGTACTCAGACCAAAACCCAGTCCTCCACCTGTTGTTTCACCCAAACCTCAGCCATCCAGTGCAGAACACAGAGCAG cccAGTCGCAGCTACTGCGGGAGCGACTTGTGGAGCTGGAGACCGAGATAGAGCGCTTCAAAACAGAGAATGCAGCATTTAGCTCTCTGAAACAGGAGCAGATCCAGTTAAATAAGCAGTTACG AAGGGAAAGGGACATTTTTgaaaaagagaggagggaagCGGAGTCTGCCTGGGAGGAATTTAAACGTGAAGAGAGCAGGAAGCTGCAGCGTGAAAAGAAGCTGTTTGAAAAACATGCAGCAGCTGCCCGAGCCGTGCCCAGTGTTCGTGACAGGGAAGAGATGCAG ATGCTAAAGCAGCAGGTAGCTGAAGCTCAAGCAGAGCTGCATCGAAGAGAACAGCGCTGGACAAGAACACACTCCCGTCTGCGGCAACAACTGCAGACAATGAACTCGCAAAACCTGGAGCTCAGAGAGCAGATCCGTACACTGGAGAAACTTCGCTTGTCTGCCTGGAAAGCACAGAAAGACCAGGATAAAACCGCCAGCAATAACAAATCAGGG ACTCTCTCAGTTAATCAAGCAGAAAAACAGatcaacagtcctgaag GACAAGTCCAGAGGAGAAGCCTTCCTCCGGCTGTTTCTGGGCTTGGTTCTGATACATCACCTGATACTGCAGATGCACTGAAAATA gatgcAGGTGTTGCAAGTGTTGCTGAATTGTGTAAAGAGATTACACATGCAGATGGGAAG gtggaGCGTGTGTTGTCTGATGGAGTTCGTTTGATACTGTTTCCTAACGGAACTCGTAAGGAGGTGTTAGCCAATGGAACAATGATAATTACTTTCTTCAATGGAGATGTTAAAGAGATCAGCAACCAACAAGTG GTATATTACTATGCCAGTGCtcagaccacacacaccacctttcCTGATGGGACAGAGCTGTTGCAGTTCCCCAACAGCCAGACAg AAAAGCTGTATCCGGATGGTCGTAAGGAGATATTGTTCCCAGATCACACACTGAAGACTCTCCATCCTGATGGCACAGAGGAGAGTGTTCTACAGGATGGCACCATCATTCGGCACAAccc ggaTGGCAGTAAAGAGCTCATGTTTGTGAACGGGGAGCGTGAGTTGCACACGTCTCAGTCGAGGAAGCGCATTTATATAGACGGAACTATTAAGACTGTCTTCTCGGATGGACGACAGGAAACACGTTACTCCAGTGGCCGTTTGAGAATCAAAGATCCTGATGGAAATATTGTTATGGATACGTGCACCTAG